One window of Inquilinus sp. Marseille-Q2685 genomic DNA carries:
- a CDS encoding calcium-binding protein, whose protein sequence is MPLITNVAYSPDPTDGQALGLDVAVDGATRLVVSWGDGSPLQVYQVEPGSNSIHLSHAYAGPAAGTIAIRAAAPGVPDERTTLNVFVGADEAYTRVSGDPEEPEITRKGPLISADGQWVAWADAYNEIYSGYGVTLKNLVDGTTVSLGSTHGDAYQFDGGPVMLANGKAAWFAERYSGIEGYEFHPVVLYRTEAGDWTTLRDAYDVTVTDDAKYAVYRQDSTLASDNGWYLRDLDTGTNTYLGSSSPEYDGPRYHVHVVDGQLTVDDDTTGQRSVSGPLATDTTADGSVTVVATDDALTPGDTNNGSDVYLQENGAPTHDGTAGPDALLLGAANDIADGGAGKDYLAGGLGDDSLSGGAGDDLLEGGAGADSLDGGEGIDAAGYATSLAGVQASLDRPAGNTGDAAGDSYAGVENLLGSAFADRLEGDAAANALRGGAGDDRLGGLGGDDRLVGGDGADVIAGGSGSDRIYGGAGDDRIAGGAGPDTIVVQPGFGRDVVTDFDGAGGDVILFDRDVFAGFAEVVAHAADYGADGTVITLDAGNKLILLGVDRAALQANDFAFV, encoded by the coding sequence ATGCCGCTCATCACCAATGTCGCCTATTCGCCCGACCCGACCGATGGCCAGGCGCTGGGCCTGGACGTCGCCGTGGATGGCGCCACCCGGCTCGTGGTCAGCTGGGGCGACGGCTCGCCGCTGCAGGTCTATCAGGTCGAGCCGGGCAGCAACTCGATCCATCTGTCGCATGCCTATGCCGGCCCCGCGGCCGGCACCATCGCGATCCGCGCCGCCGCCCCGGGGGTGCCGGACGAACGCACCACGCTGAACGTCTTCGTCGGGGCGGATGAAGCCTACACCCGCGTCTCCGGCGATCCGGAGGAGCCGGAGATCACCCGCAAAGGTCCCCTGATCTCCGCCGACGGCCAATGGGTGGCCTGGGCCGACGCCTACAACGAGATCTACAGCGGCTACGGCGTCACGCTGAAGAATCTGGTCGACGGCACCACCGTCAGCCTCGGCAGCACCCATGGCGATGCCTATCAGTTCGACGGCGGCCCGGTGATGCTGGCGAACGGCAAGGCCGCCTGGTTCGCCGAGCGCTATTCCGGCATCGAGGGATACGAATTTCATCCCGTCGTCCTTTACCGGACGGAAGCGGGCGACTGGACCACGCTCCGGGACGCATACGATGTCACGGTCACCGACGACGCCAAATATGCCGTCTACCGGCAGGACTCGACTCTCGCCTCGGACAACGGCTGGTATCTGCGCGACCTCGACACCGGCACCAACACCTATCTCGGGTCAAGCAGCCCCGAATATGACGGCCCGCGCTACCATGTGCATGTCGTCGACGGCCAGCTGACGGTCGACGACGACACCACCGGGCAGCGGTCGGTCAGCGGGCCGCTGGCCACCGACACCACGGCCGACGGCAGCGTCACCGTGGTCGCCACCGACGATGCGCTGACGCCCGGCGATACCAACAACGGGTCCGACGTCTATCTGCAGGAGAACGGCGCCCCGACCCATGACGGCACCGCCGGGCCGGACGCCCTGCTGCTGGGCGCGGCGAACGACATCGCCGATGGCGGCGCCGGCAAGGACTACCTGGCTGGCGGCCTGGGCGACGACAGCCTGAGCGGCGGCGCTGGTGACGACCTGCTGGAAGGCGGCGCCGGGGCGGACAGCCTGGACGGCGGCGAGGGCATCGACGCCGCGGGCTATGCCACCAGCCTCGCCGGAGTGCAGGCCAGCCTGGACCGGCCGGCCGGCAACACCGGCGATGCGGCCGGCGACAGCTATGCCGGCGTCGAGAACCTGCTGGGCAGCGCCTTCGCCGACCGGCTCGAGGGCGATGCCGCGGCGAATGCCCTACGCGGCGGGGCGGGCGACGACCGTCTCGGCGGGCTGGGCGGCGACGACCGGCTGGTCGGCGGCGACGGCGCCGACGTGATCGCCGGCGGCAGCGGCAGCGACCGGATCTATGGCGGCGCCGGGGACGACCGCATCGCCGGCGGCGCCGGGCCGGATACGATCGTGGTCCAGCCCGGGTTCGGCCGCGACGTGGTCACCGATTTCGATGGCGCGGGCGGCGACGTGATCCTGTTCGATCGCGACGTCTTCGCCGGCTTCGCCGAGGTCGTGGCGCACGCCGCCGATTATGGCGCCGACGGCACCGTGATCACGCTCGACGCCGGGAACAAGCTGATCCTCCTCGGTGTCGATCGTGCAGCATTGCAGGCGAACGACTTCGCGTTCGTGTGA
- a CDS encoding citrate synthase/methylcitrate synthase — translation MTTGLDGVVAAETVMSLVDGQRGVLVIRGLPVEEAARTLDFEGVLALLWDGFADTADLKARLGAARVAAFRHVPRLLPAAAGLPPIDGLRAMIAGLADDEDGTPLGLVAAMPVFLAALVRQARGKAPVAPDPKAGHAADLLRMLAGKPADPALSRALDAYLVTVSDHGLNASTFAARVVASTLAGTVASVTAALCALKGPLHGGAPGPVLDMLDAIGSARAAPGWIEAELAAGRRLMGFGHRIYRTRDPRADVLKSVVARLSSPRIALAEAVEKAALVALHKHKPDRPLDINVEFYTALVLDAVGLDRSLFTPAFAVGRVAGWTAHILEQEQSGRLLRPDSRYVGPQPSLAA, via the coding sequence ATGACGACAGGACTGGACGGCGTCGTCGCCGCCGAAACGGTGATGAGCCTGGTGGACGGGCAGCGCGGCGTGCTGGTGATCCGCGGCCTGCCGGTCGAGGAGGCGGCGCGGACGCTCGATTTCGAGGGCGTTCTGGCGCTGCTGTGGGACGGCTTCGCCGATACCGCGGATCTCAAGGCCCGGCTGGGCGCTGCCCGCGTCGCCGCCTTCCGTCACGTCCCGCGGCTGCTGCCGGCGGCGGCCGGCCTGCCGCCGATCGACGGGCTGCGGGCGATGATCGCCGGCCTCGCCGATGACGAAGACGGCACGCCGCTCGGCCTGGTCGCGGCCATGCCGGTGTTCCTGGCGGCGCTGGTACGGCAGGCCCGGGGCAAGGCCCCGGTCGCGCCCGACCCGAAGGCCGGCCATGCCGCCGACCTGCTGCGCATGCTGGCGGGCAAGCCGGCCGATCCCGCGCTGTCGCGGGCGCTCGACGCCTATCTCGTCACCGTGTCCGACCACGGCCTGAACGCCTCCACCTTCGCTGCCCGGGTGGTGGCCTCGACCCTGGCCGGTACGGTGGCCTCGGTCACCGCCGCGCTCTGCGCCCTCAAGGGGCCGCTGCATGGCGGCGCGCCCGGGCCGGTGCTGGACATGCTCGACGCCATCGGCAGCGCCCGGGCCGCGCCCGGCTGGATCGAAGCGGAGCTCGCGGCCGGCCGCCGGCTGATGGGTTTCGGCCACCGGATCTACCGCACCCGCGACCCGCGCGCCGACGTGCTGAAATCGGTGGTGGCACGCCTGTCCAGCCCCCGCATCGCCCTGGCCGAGGCGGTGGAGAAGGCGGCGCTCGTCGCGCTGCACAAGCACAAGCCGGACCGGCCGCTCGACATCAATGTCGAGTTCTACACCGCCCTGGTTCTGGACGCCGTCGGGCTCGACCGGTCGCTGTTCACCCCGGCCTTCGCCGTCGGCCGCGTCGCCGGCTGGACCGCCCATATCCTGGAGCAGGAGCAGTCCGGCCGGCTGCTGCGGCCCGACAGCCGCTATGTCGGCCCGCAGCCCAGCCTGGCGGCCTGA
- a CDS encoding GIY-YIG nuclease family protein, whose translation MYHVYIMASGRNGTLYIGITGNLARRAYQHRMGEVDGFTKRYGVKMLAHVEAFDWIEEAIRREKTLKKWPRRWKLALIERENPEWRDLYTDLA comes from the coding sequence ATGTACCACGTCTACATCATGGCCAGCGGACGGAACGGGACGCTCTACATCGGCATCACCGGCAATCTGGCCCGGCGCGCCTATCAGCACCGGATGGGCGAGGTTGACGGCTTCACCAAACGCTACGGCGTCAAAATGCTGGCTCATGTGGAAGCCTTCGATTGGATCGAGGAAGCGATCCGGCGGGAGAAAACGCTCAAGAAATGGCCGCGCCGTTGGAAGCTCGCGCTCATAGAACGTGAGAATCCGGAATGGCGGGATCTGTATACGGATCTTGCGTAG
- a CDS encoding citrate/2-methylcitrate synthase has product MIQEPTLSASEAAAELGVSLATLYAYVSRGMIRSIAEPGRRQRRYAAADIRRLARKSEPETAPPPLYWGQPVLESAITLVSGGRLYYRGRDAARLAESATLESVAGLLWSVAADDPFAVPAAPLPPAAARIAAEAAGRPPLERAMAVLPALSVGDDRALARSAAGLQRTGARLLRWLTAVMLRRPASAAPAHEALAEAWGAPAGTDLLRRALVLCAAPELTASTFAARIAASTGASPHAAVAAGLAALNGPLHGGLSARTGAFLELVLSAADARRMVVERLQRGEDLPGFGHPLYPDGDPRGQHLLDRIVAAVPDAPELAVAETLVETVFDLTGERPTMDFALVLAARLTGLPPEAPLAVFALGRSVGWMAHVMEQYAAARLIRPRARYIGPQP; this is encoded by the coding sequence ATGATCCAGGAGCCCACCCTGTCAGCGAGCGAGGCGGCGGCGGAGCTGGGGGTCAGCCTGGCGACGCTGTACGCCTATGTCAGCCGCGGCATGATCCGGTCGATCGCCGAGCCCGGCCGCCGCCAGCGCCGCTACGCCGCCGCGGACATCCGCCGCCTGGCCCGGAAATCCGAGCCCGAGACGGCGCCGCCGCCGCTCTACTGGGGCCAGCCGGTGCTGGAATCGGCGATCACCCTGGTGTCCGGCGGGCGGCTCTACTATCGCGGCCGGGACGCGGCGCGGCTGGCCGAGAGCGCGACGCTGGAGAGCGTGGCCGGCCTCTTGTGGTCCGTCGCCGCCGACGACCCCTTCGCCGTCCCGGCCGCGCCGCTGCCGCCGGCCGCCGCGCGCATCGCGGCCGAGGCGGCCGGCCGGCCGCCGCTGGAGCGGGCCATGGCGGTGCTGCCGGCGCTGAGCGTCGGGGACGACCGCGCCCTCGCCCGCTCCGCCGCCGGGCTGCAGCGCACCGGGGCGCGCCTGCTGCGCTGGCTGACCGCGGTGATGCTGCGGCGCCCGGCCTCGGCCGCGCCGGCGCATGAAGCCCTGGCCGAGGCCTGGGGGGCACCCGCCGGCACCGACCTGCTGCGCCGGGCCCTGGTGCTGTGCGCCGCCCCCGAGCTGACCGCCTCGACCTTCGCCGCCCGCATCGCCGCCTCGACCGGCGCCTCGCCGCATGCCGCGGTCGCCGCCGGCCTGGCGGCGCTGAACGGCCCGCTGCACGGCGGCCTGAGCGCCCGCACCGGCGCCTTCCTGGAGCTGGTGCTGAGCGCCGCCGACGCCCGCCGCATGGTGGTGGAGCGGCTGCAGCGCGGCGAGGACCTGCCCGGCTTCGGCCATCCCCTCTATCCCGACGGCGATCCGCGCGGCCAGCACCTCCTGGACCGCATCGTCGCCGCCGTGCCGGACGCGCCGGAGCTGGCGGTCGCCGAGACCCTGGTCGAAACGGTGTTCGACCTGACCGGCGAGCGCCCGACCATGGACTTCGCCCTGGTGCTGGCGGCCAGGCTGACCGGCCTGCCGCCGGAGGCGCCGCTGGCGGTCTTCGCCCTCGGCCGCAGCGTCGGCTGGATGGCGCATGTGATGGAGCAGTACGCCGCGGCCCGGCTGATCCGACCCCGCGCCCGCTATATCGGCCCGCAGCCTTAG